Proteins encoded in a region of the Phocoena phocoena chromosome X, mPhoPho1.1, whole genome shotgun sequence genome:
- the LOC136142993 gene encoding doublesex- and mab-3-related transcription factor C2-like: protein MDPDEMPAVPSGPPDSTTRLETGAPWGIEPGPRRAKRRRARRHKHGITDQVKDQEHYCLFEGCECHKCALFSEHCSILPAESTLKSEQGPLRKRHLTEGLIRSGTTSPKAHSHVNKLAIQAGVPSKLPRSSADRSGLGIFVSVLDSSTLEEATNNFSFQEDTQTPCPAQQAPKASDQVSVSASSEWQRKLEAAEALLALRESSQAPSGSISVLQP, encoded by the exons ATGGATCCCGATGAAATGCCTGCTGTGCCCAGCGGCCCCCCTGACTCCACCACTAGACTTGAGACCGGAGCCCCATgggggattgaacctggccccAGAAGAGCTAAACGTCGCAGAGCCCGCCGCCACAAACACGGCATCACTGACCAAGTCAAGGACCAGGAGCACTACTGCCTCTTCGAGGGCTGCGAGTGTCACAAGTGTGCCCTCTTCTC GGAACACTGCAGCATCTTGCCTGCTGAGAGTACCTTGAAGTCGGAGCAGGGGCCACTCCGAAAGAGGCACCTGACTGAAGGACTGATAAGGAGTGGGACCACCTCTCCCAAAGCTCACAGCCATGTCAACAAGTTGGCCATTCAAGCAGGAGTCCCCA GCAAGCTCCCAAGGAGCTCTGCTGATCGGTCTGGCCTCGGAATCTTTGTCTCTGTCCTGGACTCCAGCACCCTTGAAGAAGCAACTAACAATTTCTCTTTCCAGGAAGACACACAgactccctgccctgcccagcag GCTCCCAAAGCTTCCGACCAGGTCTCGGTTTCTGCCTCCTCAGAGTGGCAGCGAAAACTGGAAGCGGCCGAGGCTCTGCTGGCTCTCAGAGAATCTTCCCAGGCCCCTTCTGGCTCCATCTCTGTGCTCCAGCCCTGA